A window from Listeria seeligeri serovar 1/2b str. SLCC3954 encodes these proteins:
- a CDS encoding MrcB family domain-containing protein — protein sequence MDFVALLKYMQENYGEQITNHPMAGNEVAKNFKQGAKTAVPIALLGEDYKVSASIGKGVWANVPWIAVHDKAISTSVKQGVNIVYLFTNDYNGVYLSLNQGYTFINDNYKDTKTTLKKIAYFWQDNLSTLKTDDNFTTEPINLGINAKRYNTRVKGYENCNIYSKFYDISQLTEDDNNLLLQDLLHMITVFKELKMHLIPDKENSVKATIDFILTNGDYVELNEKAKSEKINNLEKERKLVLVKEETKQKGILIKEGSVEYETKRDYVKEAIRNTEKGLQGEILVLNFERERLLKNPVTKPYVEKITHVAENGDGHGYDIISYDVDPISSDKVIEIYIEVKTTIGSRNAPFYISENELNVAKLKEDRYKIYRVYNYNGMPKLKIIDDLFTDKFIVEPINYIVKGVNQNDKHTEI from the coding sequence ATGGATTTTGTGGCATTATTGAAGTACATGCAGGAGAATTACGGGGAACAAATAACTAATCATCCAATGGCTGGAAATGAAGTGGCGAAAAATTTTAAGCAAGGTGCCAAAACAGCAGTCCCAATTGCATTATTAGGCGAAGATTATAAAGTTTCAGCATCAATTGGTAAAGGTGTCTGGGCAAATGTTCCATGGATTGCGGTACATGACAAAGCGATTAGTACAAGCGTTAAACAAGGCGTCAATATAGTGTATTTATTTACGAATGATTATAATGGTGTATACTTGTCGCTAAATCAAGGATATACATTTATTAACGATAATTATAAAGATACTAAAACTACTTTGAAAAAAATAGCATATTTTTGGCAGGATAATCTATCTACATTGAAAACAGACGATAATTTTACAACTGAGCCAATAAATTTAGGAATAAATGCGAAACGATATAATACTCGCGTGAAAGGGTATGAGAATTGTAATATTTACAGTAAATTTTATGACATTTCACAACTAACAGAAGATGATAACAACTTGTTATTGCAAGATTTATTGCATATGATTACTGTTTTTAAAGAATTAAAAATGCACTTAATACCAGATAAAGAAAATAGTGTAAAAGCAACAATTGATTTTATTTTGACTAATGGTGATTATGTTGAATTAAATGAAAAAGCAAAATCTGAGAAAATTAATAACTTAGAAAAGGAACGGAAATTAGTTCTTGTTAAAGAGGAAACTAAGCAGAAGGGAATATTGATTAAAGAAGGAAGCGTAGAATATGAAACGAAAAGGGATTATGTTAAAGAAGCTATTAGAAATACTGAGAAGGGGCTTCAAGGAGAGATTCTTGTTCTTAATTTTGAGCGGGAACGCTTATTGAAAAATCCTGTTACTAAGCCGTATGTTGAGAAAATAACCCATGTTGCTGAAAATGGAGATGGTCATGGATACGATATTATTTCCTATGATGTAGATCCAATTTCATCAGATAAAGTAATAGAAATTTATATTGAAGTAAAGACAACAATAGGTAGTAGAAATGCACCTTTCTATATTTCGGAAAACGAGTTAAATGTTGCTAAGTTAAAAGAAGATCGTTATAAGATATATCGAGTGTATAATTATAACGGGATGCCCAAATTAAAAATTATAGATGATTTATTTACTGATAAATTCATAGTAGAGCCAATAAATTATATCGTAAAAGGAGTGAACCAAAATGACAAACACACTGAAATCTAG
- a CDS encoding threonine aldolase family protein has translation MTNTLKSSYQKTPYKLSGNGPRNISVLKEAFQNIDENLESDIYGNGAIIEDFQTKIAKILGKEEAVFFPSGTMAQQIALRIWADRKDNRRMAYHPLSHLEIHEQDGLKELQQINPILLGTAERLLTIEDIKALQEPVSSVLLELPQREIGGQLPSFEELEEISQYCKAQGIALHLDGARLWEITPFYEKSAEEICALFDSVYVSFYKGIGAIAGAILAGDADFVQEAKIWKRRYGGDLISLYPYILSADYYFDKRIGKMASYYAAAKKLAERFNACDGVKTVPEVPVSNMFHVHFEKSVDVIGTKLAEIQDETGVGISGYLQEKAEDVCGFEVSVGDSLAEIPEENFNSLFEKLAKL, from the coding sequence ATGACAAACACACTGAAATCTAGCTATCAAAAAACACCATACAAACTAAGTGGCAACGGTCCACGCAACATCAGCGTTTTAAAAGAAGCGTTTCAAAATATTGATGAAAATCTAGAAAGTGACATCTACGGAAATGGAGCTATCATTGAAGACTTTCAAACAAAAATTGCGAAAATTCTTGGTAAAGAAGAAGCGGTATTTTTCCCAAGCGGTACAATGGCTCAACAAATCGCATTACGGATATGGGCAGACCGCAAAGACAACCGACGAATGGCATATCATCCACTGTCGCATTTGGAGATTCACGAGCAGGACGGACTGAAAGAATTACAGCAAATTAATCCGATATTACTTGGTACGGCAGAGAGACTTCTGACAATAGAAGATATCAAAGCCCTTCAAGAACCAGTTTCAAGCGTTCTACTTGAACTCCCTCAGCGTGAAATTGGTGGGCAGTTGCCTTCTTTTGAAGAGTTAGAAGAAATTTCACAGTATTGCAAAGCACAAGGTATCGCACTTCATTTGGACGGCGCGCGTTTGTGGGAAATAACGCCATTTTATGAGAAATCAGCGGAAGAAATTTGTGCGCTGTTCGATAGTGTTTACGTGTCTTTTTACAAAGGAATTGGCGCGATTGCTGGGGCTATTTTAGCTGGTGATGCCGATTTTGTGCAAGAAGCAAAAATCTGGAAACGTCGATACGGCGGGGATTTGATTAGTTTGTATCCGTATATTTTGTCAGCGGATTATTATTTTGATAAGCGGATTGGGAAAATGGCAAGTTATTACGCGGCGGCGAAAAAATTAGCGGAGCGGTTTAATGCTTGTGATGGTGTGAAAACTGTACCAGAAGTGCCGGTTTCGAATATGTTTCATGTGCATTTTGAGAAATCGGTTGATGTGATTGGTACGAAACTTGCAGAAATTCAAGATGAAACAGGGGTTGGAATTTCGGGATATTTGCAGGAGAAAGCAGAGGATGTTTGCGGATTTGAAGTATCGGTTGGGGATTCACTTGCCGAAATTCCAGAAGAAAATTTTAACTCATTATTTGAAAAACTAGCAAAACTGTAA
- a CDS encoding glycoside hydrolase family 1 protein, which yields MHTNTGFPADFLWGGAAAANQFEGAYNVDGKGLTVQDVTPKGGFGHITDGPTPDNLKLEGIDFYHRYKDDVKLFAEMGFKVFRTSIAWSRIFPNGDETEPNEAGLQFYDDLFDELLAHNIEPLITLSHYETPLHLSKTYDGWVNRKMIDFYENYVRTVFNRYKGKVKYWLTFNEINSILHAPFMSGGISTSPDKLSQKDLYQAVHHELVASALATKIGHEIMPEAKIGCMVLAMPTYPLTSNPDDIIAVMEAERKNYFFSDVHVRGTYPGYMKRYFAENNIELDVTEEDLEILKNTVDFISFSYYMSTTETADESKREKGAGNILGGVQNPYLEASEWGWQIDPKGLRVVLNDFWDRYQKPLFIVENGLGAIDKLEEDADGNLTVNDDYRIDYLSSHLSQVKEAIKDGVELMGYTSWGCIDLVSASTAEMKKRYGFIYVDRNNDGSGTLNRYKKKSFDWYKNVIASNGEDL from the coding sequence ATGCATACAAACACAGGATTTCCAGCCGATTTCTTATGGGGCGGGGCAGCTGCAGCGAACCAATTCGAAGGCGCTTATAACGTTGATGGGAAAGGACTTACCGTTCAAGATGTTACTCCAAAAGGCGGATTCGGCCATATTACTGACGGTCCAACACCAGACAACTTAAAATTAGAAGGAATTGATTTTTATCACCGTTATAAAGATGATGTAAAACTTTTTGCTGAAATGGGCTTCAAAGTTTTCCGGACATCCATCGCTTGGTCCCGTATCTTCCCAAATGGCGACGAAACAGAACCAAACGAAGCAGGACTACAATTTTACGATGATTTATTTGATGAACTTTTAGCACACAACATCGAACCCCTTATCACTTTATCACATTATGAAACACCACTTCACTTATCAAAAACATACGACGGTTGGGTTAATCGCAAAATGATCGACTTCTACGAAAATTACGTTCGTACCGTATTTAATCGTTACAAAGGAAAAGTGAAATACTGGTTAACATTTAACGAAATTAACTCGATTTTACACGCACCTTTCATGAGTGGCGGAATTTCCACAAGTCCGGACAAATTATCTCAAAAAGACTTATATCAAGCCGTTCACCATGAACTTGTGGCGAGCGCACTAGCAACAAAAATTGGCCATGAAATCATGCCAGAAGCAAAAATCGGTTGTATGGTTCTTGCAATGCCAACATACCCACTTACTTCCAATCCAGATGACATCATCGCTGTAATGGAAGCAGAACGCAAAAACTATTTCTTCTCTGATGTACATGTCCGCGGAACTTACCCAGGATATATGAAACGCTATTTCGCTGAGAATAATATCGAATTAGACGTTACTGAAGAAGACTTAGAAATCCTTAAAAACACAGTTGATTTCATCTCTTTCAGCTACTACATGAGCACAACCGAAACAGCAGATGAATCAAAACGCGAAAAAGGCGCAGGAAACATCTTAGGCGGCGTACAAAACCCATACTTAGAAGCATCCGAATGGGGCTGGCAAATCGACCCTAAAGGCTTACGCGTTGTCCTAAACGACTTCTGGGATAGATACCAAAAACCCCTTTTCATCGTCGAAAACGGTCTTGGTGCTATTGATAAATTAGAAGAAGATGCAGACGGAAATCTAACAGTTAACGACGATTACCGAATTGATTATTTGAGCTCACACTTATCGCAAGTGAAAGAAGCGATTAAAGACGGCGTTGAGTTGATGGGTTACACTTCTTGGGGTTGTATTGACTTGGTTAGTGCTTCTACTGCTGAAATGAAAAAACGTTATGGTTTTATTTATGTAGACCGTAATAATGATGGAAGTGGTACGCTTAATCGGTATAAGAAGAAGAGTTTTGATTGGTATAAGAATGTGATTGCGAGTAATGGGGAAGATTTGTAA
- a CDS encoding GAP family protein — MDSAISAILSPAVGILISPFPIVGLILILLSNKARINSIFYTVGWIVGNIAIFFIGLFLMGSAVSSSGDQSMLVKIVLIVLGVLLILLGAHDFMKRPRNGEKATTPKWFEKMSNIKPGGAMIFAFVLSAVNPKNMLLSLTAGVSVGTLNLAGGQEITATIIFGIIACCSIYIPTIAFLIAGHKLNNVLDSARKWLIQNNSVIMAVLFLFIGLSVISKAF, encoded by the coding sequence ATGGACTCAGCGATATCAGCAATTTTATCACCAGCAGTAGGGATTTTAATTAGCCCATTTCCAATTGTAGGATTGATTTTAATTTTACTTAGCAACAAAGCTCGGATAAACAGTATTTTTTACACAGTAGGGTGGATTGTCGGGAATATTGCTATTTTCTTTATCGGGTTATTTTTAATGGGTTCGGCTGTAAGTTCATCAGGGGATCAGTCAATGCTCGTGAAAATCGTACTGATTGTGCTTGGGGTTCTCTTGATTTTACTCGGGGCGCATGACTTTATGAAACGACCAAGAAACGGAGAGAAAGCGACAACGCCGAAATGGTTTGAGAAAATGAGCAATATAAAACCAGGCGGAGCGATGATTTTTGCGTTTGTACTTTCCGCAGTAAATCCTAAAAACATGTTGCTTTCACTTACGGCGGGAGTTAGTGTCGGTACGCTTAATTTAGCAGGTGGGCAAGAAATTACAGCGACGATTATTTTTGGTATTATTGCTTGTTGTTCGATTTACATCCCAACGATTGCGTTCTTAATAGCTGGGCACAAATTAAATAATGTCTTAGATAGTGCGCGCAAATGGTTGATTCAAAATAATTCAGTGATTATGGCTGTGTTATTCTTGTTTATTGGACTAAGCGTGATTAGTAAAGCATTTTAA
- the tkt gene encoding transketolase, with protein sequence MSRIDEQMVNSIRVLSMDMIEKANSGHPGLPMGAAPMAFSLWKNHLKFNPEHPTWFNRDRFVLSAGHGSAMLYSLLHLFGYDLPMSELKNFRQTGSKTPGHPEFGHTVGVDATTGPLGQGFAMGVGMAMAEAHLGAKFNQPDLPVVDHHTYVLCGDGCLMEGISYEAASLAGHLKLGKLVVLYDSNDISLDGDLNESFSEDIELRFRSAGWQTLRVDDGNNLDALDAAIHLAKTEKSRPTLIEVKTVIGYGSPGKAGKSAAHGSPLGEKELKLAKEAYDWQMPPFELPKTVENQKEFYHSKGRARESSWLRTFNAYKQKHPELAEDLQQLIDGNLTPDWDEELPVFHEKDDPAIATREVSGVVLQELEKKLPNLFGGAADLASSNKTNLKASERFSPDNYAAKNISFGVREFAMGAAVNGMTLHGGVQAFGATFFVFSDYLRSAIRSAALMGIPSTFIMTHDSIAVGEDGPTHEPIEHLASFRAMPSLTVIRPADGNETVEAYRHAFTQTTQPTMLVLSRQNLPILPNSAEKAKIGLAKGAYILADSPLDKLDIILLASGSEVHLMTAVRENLSKKGYGARVVSIPSFDLFDKQSPEYKEAILPKAVKKRFAAEMGASYGWHKYLGGEGNMLAIDSFGMSGPGDELAKHFGFTVENLTKLALQQL encoded by the coding sequence ATGAGTAGAATTGATGAACAGATGGTAAATTCGATTCGCGTTTTATCAATGGATATGATTGAAAAAGCAAACTCCGGACATCCCGGACTACCAATGGGAGCTGCACCAATGGCCTTCTCACTTTGGAAAAATCATTTAAAATTCAATCCAGAACACCCGACATGGTTTAATCGCGACCGTTTCGTCCTCTCAGCAGGACACGGTTCAGCAATGCTCTACAGTTTGTTACACCTATTCGGTTACGATTTACCCATGTCCGAACTAAAAAATTTCCGCCAAACTGGTAGCAAAACCCCCGGACACCCTGAATTTGGGCATACTGTTGGTGTTGATGCTACAACCGGTCCACTTGGTCAAGGCTTTGCGATGGGCGTTGGGATGGCAATGGCTGAGGCGCATTTAGGAGCCAAATTCAACCAACCAGACCTCCCCGTTGTCGATCATCATACTTATGTGCTTTGCGGAGACGGTTGCTTGATGGAAGGTATTTCCTACGAAGCCGCTTCTCTTGCCGGTCATTTAAAACTGGGGAAACTCGTCGTTTTATACGATTCCAACGATATCTCACTTGATGGTGATTTAAATGAATCGTTTTCAGAAGATATCGAATTACGGTTCCGGTCTGCTGGCTGGCAAACGCTACGTGTGGATGACGGGAACAATTTAGATGCACTTGATGCTGCTATCCATCTTGCTAAAACGGAAAAATCCCGCCCAACTTTAATTGAAGTGAAAACCGTCATCGGTTACGGTAGCCCCGGAAAAGCTGGTAAATCTGCCGCACACGGATCTCCTCTTGGCGAAAAAGAACTAAAACTAGCCAAAGAAGCTTATGACTGGCAAATGCCTCCTTTCGAGCTACCAAAAACAGTAGAAAATCAAAAAGAATTTTATCATTCCAAAGGGCGTGCAAGAGAAAGTAGTTGGCTTCGTACTTTTAATGCCTACAAACAAAAACATCCGGAACTTGCCGAAGACTTGCAACAACTAATAGATGGTAATTTGACACCTGATTGGGATGAAGAGTTGCCAGTTTTTCACGAAAAAGACGACCCAGCAATTGCCACACGAGAAGTTTCTGGGGTTGTACTTCAAGAACTGGAGAAAAAACTACCTAACTTATTCGGTGGGGCCGCTGATTTAGCCTCTTCCAATAAAACGAATTTAAAAGCTAGCGAAAGATTTTCCCCCGATAACTACGCTGCCAAGAATATCTCATTTGGTGTCCGTGAGTTCGCTATGGGAGCCGCAGTCAACGGAATGACACTTCACGGCGGAGTTCAAGCATTCGGTGCCACATTCTTCGTTTTCTCTGACTATCTTCGTTCGGCAATTCGCTCAGCAGCCTTAATGGGTATCCCGTCTACATTCATTATGACGCATGACTCGATTGCTGTCGGTGAAGACGGACCGACACACGAACCGATTGAGCACTTAGCTTCCTTCCGCGCTATGCCTAGTCTTACAGTGATCCGACCAGCAGACGGCAACGAAACTGTCGAAGCCTATCGTCACGCTTTTACCCAAACAACTCAACCGACAATGCTCGTATTAAGCCGCCAAAACTTACCAATTTTACCTAATAGTGCTGAAAAAGCTAAAATCGGCCTTGCAAAAGGTGCCTACATCCTAGCTGACTCCCCGCTTGATAAATTAGACATTATCTTACTTGCCTCAGGGTCAGAAGTGCACTTGATGACAGCTGTCAGAGAAAATTTATCGAAAAAAGGCTACGGCGCACGTGTTGTCAGTATTCCAAGTTTCGATTTATTCGATAAACAAAGCCCAGAATACAAAGAAGCCATTTTACCAAAAGCAGTTAAAAAACGCTTTGCTGCTGAAATGGGCGCTTCTTACGGCTGGCACAAATACCTCGGCGGAGAAGGAAACATGCTCGCCATCGACTCATTCGGCATGTCCGGACCAGGTGATGAACTAGCAAAACACTTCGGCTTCACCGTAGAAAACTTAACAAAACTAGCTCTACAGCAACTATAG
- the fsa gene encoding fructose-6-phosphate aldolase — MKFFLDTASVTEIKRISELGLVDGVTTNPTIIAKEGRPFEEVIKEICSIVDGPVSAEVIGLEADKMIEEARVLAKWAPNVVVKIPMTEEGLKAVHTLTAEGIKTNVTLIFTVSQGLMAAKAGATYISPFIGRLDDIGTDGIILIKNLKTVLDNYGLKAEIISASIRHIGHLEEAAEAGAHIATIPGSLFPKLWSHPLTDKGIEGFLKDWEAFSQKEGN, encoded by the coding sequence ATGAAATTTTTCTTAGACACGGCAAGCGTAACCGAAATTAAACGAATTAGCGAACTAGGTTTAGTTGATGGGGTCACTACAAACCCCACCATCATCGCCAAAGAAGGACGTCCATTTGAAGAAGTAATCAAAGAAATTTGCTCTATCGTAGACGGCCCAGTAAGCGCAGAAGTAATCGGTCTTGAAGCAGATAAAATGATTGAAGAAGCACGAGTCCTAGCAAAATGGGCACCAAATGTAGTAGTAAAAATCCCGATGACCGAAGAAGGTTTAAAAGCAGTCCATACACTTACAGCAGAAGGAATCAAAACGAATGTGACGCTCATTTTTACCGTTTCGCAAGGTCTGATGGCAGCAAAAGCAGGAGCAACTTACATTAGCCCATTCATAGGAAGACTTGACGATATCGGCACAGACGGCATCATTTTAATCAAAAACCTCAAAACCGTCCTTGATAACTACGGACTAAAAGCAGAAATCATCTCCGCTAGCATTCGCCACATCGGTCACCTTGAAGAAGCCGCTGAAGCTGGAGCACATATCGCGACGATTCCTGGCAGCCTATTTCCAAAACTTTGGTCCCATCCCTTGACTGACAAAGGCATTGAAGGATTTTTAAAAGATTGGGAAGCGTTCAGTCAGAAAGAAGGCAATTAG
- a CDS encoding SDR family oxidoreductase produces MTFKGFDKDFNITDKVAVVTGAASGIGKAMAELFSEKGAYVVLLDIKEEVKDIAAKINPSRTLALQVDITKKENIEKTVAEIKKVYPKIDILANSAGVALLEKAEDLPEEYWDKTMELNLKGSFLMAQIIGREMIATGGGKIVNMASQASVIALDKHVAYCASKAAIVSMTQVLAMEWAPYNINVNAISPTVILTELGKKAWAGQVGEDMKKLIPAGRFGYPEEVAACALFLVSDAASLITGENLIIDGGYTIK; encoded by the coding sequence ATGACTTTTAAAGGCTTTGATAAAGATTTTAACATTACGGATAAAGTAGCAGTCGTAACAGGAGCAGCAAGCGGGATTGGTAAAGCAATGGCAGAACTTTTTTCCGAAAAAGGGGCTTACGTTGTCTTGCTTGATATTAAGGAAGAAGTGAAAGATATCGCAGCAAAAATCAACCCGTCACGAACTCTGGCACTGCAAGTCGATATCACTAAGAAAGAAAATATCGAAAAGACAGTCGCTGAAATTAAAAAAGTTTATCCGAAAATTGATATCTTAGCAAATTCAGCTGGTGTGGCACTTCTTGAAAAAGCAGAAGACTTGCCGGAAGAATACTGGGATAAAACAATGGAGCTAAACTTAAAAGGTTCTTTCCTCATGGCGCAAATCATCGGTCGTGAAATGATTGCAACTGGCGGCGGAAAAATCGTTAATATGGCCTCTCAAGCATCTGTCATTGCCCTTGATAAACATGTAGCTTACTGTGCAAGTAAAGCAGCCATCGTTTCTATGACCCAAGTGCTAGCAATGGAATGGGCACCTTACAACATTAATGTCAACGCAATTTCACCAACTGTTATTTTAACAGAACTAGGCAAGAAAGCATGGGCGGGTCAAGTCGGTGAAGATATGAAGAAATTAATTCCCGCTGGCCGATTCGGCTATCCAGAAGAAGTAGCTGCCTGCGCACTATTTTTAGTCAGTGATGCAGCAAGCTTAATTACTGGCGAAAATCTAATTATCGACGGCGGATACACGATTAAATAA